A window of Nitrososphaerales archaeon genomic DNA:
CCCGATAACGGACTGAAGGTCGGCCTCACTTTCGACGACGTCCTGCTCGTCCCCAAGTTCTCCGACGTCATGTCGCGCAAGGACGTTGAAACACGTTCACGCTTCTCCAGAGGGATAGAGCTCAGCATCCCGATAGTCAGCGCCAACATGGACACTGTAACTGAGTCTTCGATGGCCATTGCGATCGCAAGCGAGGGAGGGATAGGCGTGATCCACAGGTTCCTGCCCGTGGAGGAGCAGGTCGCCGAGGTCGTCAAGGTGAAGCGCTCGGAAGGAGTCGTCATCGAGGACCCGATCACTCTCGGCCCGAAGAGGACTGCGAGCGAAGCTCTCGGCTTGCTGCGAGCGCACAACATCGGGGGCATAATGATAGTCGATGAAGAGCGCAGAGTCCTCGGGTTGGTCACGACCCGGGACCTCTCGCTCGAGGAAGACCTCGGGCGGAAACTGAGCGAGGTCATGACGCCGATGAAGGACTTGGTCACGGCGCCGAAGGGCGTGTCTCTGGAGAAGGCGAAGAAGTTGCTCAGGAAAAACAAGGTGGAGAAGCTGCCCCTTCTTGACAGAGGTGGCAGAATCGCTGGTCTCATCACCTCCAAGGACATAATGAAGCGAAAGCAGTTCCCATCGGCAACGAAGGACGCGAAGGGGCGCCTACGCGTTGCAGCGGCTGTGGGTGTAAAGGGGGATTACATAGAGCGTGCAGGCCGCCTCCTGGACGCAGGCGCGGACGCTCTTGTTGTCGACGTGGCCCATGGTCATTCTCTCAGGGCGATCGAGACAGTGAAGCGGATGAAGAAGGAGTTCGGCAGCGTCGAGGTCGTCGCAGGCAACGTGGCGACCGCGCGCGGTACACTGGACCTCATAAGGGCCGGCGCCGACGCTGTGAAGGTCGGGGTGGGCTCTGGCAGCATCTGCGTCACTAGGGTCGTCACGGGATTCGGCGTCCCGCAGCTGACCGCGATCATTGACAGCGCCAGAGCTGCCAGCGACAGTGGCGTCCCCGTAATCGGCGACGGGGGCGTGAGAAACCCGGGGGACGTGACAAAGGCGCTGGCAGCTGGTGCCTCAACCGTCATGATTGGGAGCTTGTTCGCGGGCACAGAAGAGAGCCCGGGCCCCACGATACTGAGGGAGGGCGCACGCTACAAGCTCACGAGAGGCATGGCTTCGCTGACCGCGTCGATTGACCGTCGGGTCAGGGAGGGTGCTCGCCAGCAGCCGAGAGAGGAGGAGCTTGTCGAGGAAGTGGTTCAGGAGAGCGTGCCCGAAGGGGTCGAGGGCTTCATCCCGTATAAGGGGAAAGTGGCCGACGTCGTCAGGCAGCTCGTCGGAGGCCTCAGGTCTGGGATGAGCTACTGCGGCGCAAAGACCGTCGTCGAGTTGCAGAGGAAAGCAGAGTTCATGAGGATTACCTCCGCGGGCTACAAGGAGAGCCTCCCCCACGACATCGAAAGGGTCGTCTGAAGTGGGGAACCTCTCCGTCGTCGGTCTCCAGTGGGGCGACGAAGGCAAGGGAAAGCTGGTGGACTACCTCGCTGACAGGTTCGAGGCTGTGGCCCGCTACAACGGCGGCAGCAACGCCGGGCACACGGTCGTGATAGGGCGGAAGAAGCACACGTTCCACCTCATCCCATCTGGCGCGTTCAAGGCGAAGTCGCTTCTCATCGGGGCCGGCGTCGTCCTCGATCCAATCGTTCTGTCGGAGGAGCTGCGGTTGCTCAATAAGGAGGGAGCGAAGTCAAGGCCTGTTGTCGACGGCAGGTGCACCCTCGTGTCTCCGATGGAGAGAGAGTCTGACCGCCTGCTGGAAGAGATGCGAGGCTCGACCTCAATCGGGACGACGGGTCGCGGGATCGGGCCTGCGTACGCGATGAGGGCCTTTCGCCTTGCGCCAAGGGTTTCGGATGTTCTTTCTGGCTTCGACTTCGGTCCGATGAAAAGGTTCTACGCCGCCCTTGGAATCGACGGCAGCAAGCTCGAGTCGTGGGCGAAGGAGGCGAGGCGTCTGCTTCGGGGGCTCGTCGGCGACGTCAGCACAAGAATCGAAGAGATTAACTCTGGAGGCGGCTCAGTTCTTTACGAGTCCTCGCAGGGTACCCTCTTGGACATCCTCCACGGGAGCTACCCTTTCGTTACGAGCACCCACACCGTCGTAAGCTACATTCCGGCCAGCCTCGGCATCCCGCCATCAATGGCCGGCGAACC
This region includes:
- the guaB gene encoding IMP dehydrogenase; protein product: MKGPDNGLKVGLTFDDVLLVPKFSDVMSRKDVETRSRFSRGIELSIPIVSANMDTVTESSMAIAIASEGGIGVIHRFLPVEEQVAEVVKVKRSEGVVIEDPITLGPKRTASEALGLLRAHNIGGIMIVDEERRVLGLVTTRDLSLEEDLGRKLSEVMTPMKDLVTAPKGVSLEKAKKLLRKNKVEKLPLLDRGGRIAGLITSKDIMKRKQFPSATKDAKGRLRVAAAVGVKGDYIERAGRLLDAGADALVVDVAHGHSLRAIETVKRMKKEFGSVEVVAGNVATARGTLDLIRAGADAVKVGVGSGSICVTRVVTGFGVPQLTAIIDSARAASDSGVPVIGDGGVRNPGDVTKALAAGASTVMIGSLFAGTEESPGPTILREGARYKLTRGMASLTASIDRRVREGARQQPREEELVEEVVQESVPEGVEGFIPYKGKVADVVRQLVGGLRSGMSYCGAKTVVELQRKAEFMRITSAGYKESLPHDIERVV
- a CDS encoding adenylosuccinate synthetase, whose product is MGNLSVVGLQWGDEGKGKLVDYLADRFEAVARYNGGSNAGHTVVIGRKKHTFHLIPSGAFKAKSLLIGAGVVLDPIVLSEELRLLNKEGAKSRPVVDGRCTLVSPMERESDRLLEEMRGSTSIGTTGRGIGPAYAMRAFRLAPRVSDVLSGFDFGPMKRFYAALGIDGSKLESWAKEARRLLRGLVGDVSTRIEEINSGGGSVLYESSQGTLLDILHGSYPFVTSTHTVVSYIPASLGIPPSMAGEPLGVMKCYTTRVGAGPFPTEVSGKLGESIRRVGNEYGATTGRPRRVGWLDLVALRYAIRLNGVKKVALSKIDVLARIKEFKACVAYRRLGSESADFQKSLGHLAEVEPVLASPFSIRGAAFGRTLPSGARKLVDYVEAELGVDVKLVSFGEERSRTIEL